The Bombus fervidus isolate BK054 chromosome 8, iyBomFerv1, whole genome shotgun sequence genome window below encodes:
- the LOC139989968 gene encoding probable phospholipid-transporting ATPase IIB isoform X3: MVVQAIKRCCTWMWRRCCRERELRARVIHIGQLMHEKFPTNVIRNQKYNIVTFLPLVLFQQFKFFLNLYFLLMAISQFIPDIRIGYLYTYWGPLCFVLTVTICREAIDDFRRYKRDKEVNAQKYYRLVKGFDTPELVPSSKLRVGDLVIVEKGQRVPADLVLLRTTERSGACFVRTDQLDGETDWKLRLAVPATQKLENNSQLFDIKASIYVEKPQKDIHSFIGTFTRYDGYSSEESLGVDNTLWANTAIASGSALGVVVYTGQETRSLMNHSAPRSKVGLLDQEINQLTKVLFCAVIGLALVMMSLKGFNGPWYRYMFRFVLLFSYIIPISLRVNLDMGKAFYAWCIQRDKEIAGTVVRTTTIPEELGRISYLLSDKTGTLTQNKMVFKKLHLGMISYGQETFDEIMTVLKTCYSTNSETSPVKPSASIHSGKVRRSESTRIYDAVHALALCHNVTPVYDEVPKSTNLDTMSIQTGETGDSGSIQSQTEADQHYYLPEQKRNYQASSPDEVALVKWTEEMGLALVKRDLNFMQLKAPNGKILNYTILQIFPFTSETKRMGIIVKEESSSEIVFYLKGADVVMSGIVQYNDWLEEECGNMAREGLRTLVVAKKNLTEEQYLDFEARYNSARMSVSDRVSRVAAVVESLEREMELLCVTGVEDRLQDRVRPTLELLRNAGIKIWMLTGDKLETATCIAKSSRLVSRTQSLHVFKSVVTRTDAHLELNTFRKKQDCALVISGDSLEVCLQYYEQEFLELACGSPAVVCCRCSPTQKAEVVSLIQRHTGKRTAAVGDGGNDVSMIQAADAGIGLEGLEGRQASLAADFSISQFSHLANLLLVHGRRSYKRSAALSQFVIHRGLIISTMQAVFSAVFYLSSVSLYQGFLMVGYGTIYTMFPVFSLVLDKDVSGKIALTYPELYKELSKGRSLSYKTFFMWILISIYQGGVIMYGALIMFEDEFIHIVAISFTALVLTELIMVALTIRTWHHIMILAEIFSLALYLLSLVVLKDYFDAEFIKTTDFLWKVLLITLISCMPLYILKFLRKKFSPPSYTKLS, translated from the exons ATGGTTGTGCAAGCAATAAAaag ATGTTGTACATGGATGTGGAGAAGATGTTGCAGAGAACGTGAATTAAGAGCTAGAGTCATTCACATTGGTCAACTGATGCATGAAAAATTTCCTACTAATGTCATAAGAAatcagaaatataatattgtgacCTTTTTACCTCTG gTTCTATTCcaacaatttaaatttttcttaaatctatattttttgcTTATGGCCATATCTCAATTCATACCAGACATTCGAATaggatatttatatacatattgggGACCTTTATGTTTCGTGTTAACTGTTACGATTTGTCGAGAAGCAATCGATGACTTCAGACGATACAAAAGGGACAAAGAAGTCAATGCCCAAAAGTATTATAGATTAGTAAAAGGTTTTGATACTCCGGAATTAGTACCAAGTTCTAAATTGAGAGTAGGCGATTTG GTTATAGTAGAAAAAGGTCAGAGAGTACCAGCTGATTTAGTCCTATTGCGAACTACGGAAAGATCGGGTGCATGCTTTGTGAGAACAGATCAATTGGATGGAGAAACAGATTGGAAATTGCGACTGGCTGTTCCAGCTActcaaaaattggaaaataattctcAATTGTTTGATATTAAAGCAAGCATATATGTTGAGAAGCCACAAAAAGATATTCATAGCTTTATTGGAACATTTACCAga TATGATGGATACAGTAGTGAAGAAAGTTTAGGGGTGGATAATACTCTATGGGCAAATACAGCAATAGCATCAGGTTCAGCTCTTGGTGTTGTAGTATATACAGGGCAAGAAACTAGATCTCTTATGAATCACTCCGCACCACGATCGAAAGTTGGTTTATTAGATCAGGAAATAAATCAGCTGACAAAG gTTTTATTTTGTGCTGTGATTGGATTAGCATTGGTAATGATGTCTTTAAAAGGATTCAATGGGCCATGGTATCGTTATATGTTTCGCTtcgttttgttattttcttacATAATACCAATAAGTTTAAGAGTGAATTTAGATATGGGAAAAGCTTTTTATGCTTGGTGCATACAAAGGGACAAAGAAATTGCTGGAACGGTTGTAAGAACTACTACTATTCCAGAAGAACTTGGtcgtatttcatatttattaagtGATAAGACTGGCACATTGACACAAAATAAAATGGTTTTCAAGAAATTACATTTGGGCATGATATCTTATGGGCAAGAAACATTTGATGAAATTATGACTGTATTAAAAACATGTTATTCTACAAATTCAGAAACTTCACCAGTAAAACCATCAGCATCTATACATAGTGGGAAAGTAAGAAGATCTGAAAGTACTAGAATATATGATGCAGTACATGCTCTGGCATTGTGTCATAATGTAACACCAGTTTACGATGAAGTACCTAAATCAACCAATTTAGATACAATGAGTATACAAACAGGAGAAACAGGAGATTCTGGTTCTATTCAAAG TCAAACAGAAGCAGACCAACATTACTATTTGCCAGAACAAAAACGTAATTACCAGGCTTCTAGTCCAGATGAAGTAGCATTGGTCAAGTGGACGGAGGAAATGGGATTAGCTTTAGTAAAGCGCGATTTGAATTTTATGCAACTAAAAGCTCCAAATGGCAAAATTTTGAACTATACGATCttacaaatatttccatttacaTCAGAGACTAAACGAATGGGAATAATAGTAAAGGAAGAATCTAGTTCTGAAATAGTATTTTATCTGAAAGGTGCGGACGTAGTAATGTCTGGAATAGTACAGTATAACGATTGGCTTGAGGAGGAATGTGGTAATATGGCTCGAGAAGGTTTAAGAACGTTAGTTGttgcaaaaaaaaatttgACGGAAGAGCAATATCTTGATTTTGAAGCAAG atataatTCAGCAAGAATGAGCGTTAGCGATCGCGTTTCAAGAGTTGCCGCAGTTGTCGAAAGTTTAGAGAGGGAGATGGAATTATTATGTGTAACCGGTGTCGAAGATAGATTACAAGACAGAGTAAGGCCTACATTGGAGCTATTAAGGAATGCTGGAATTAAG ATTTGGATGTTAACGGGTGACAAGCTGGAAACAGCAACTTGTATAGCAAAATCTTCGCGCTTGGTTTCACGAACGCAAAGCCTTCATGTTTTCAAATCAGTGGTAACTCGCACGGATGCGCATTTGGAATTAAATACCTTCCGTAAAAAACAAGACTGTGCCTTAGTCATCAGCGGAGATTCTTTAGAGGTATGTTTACAATATTACGAACAAGAATTCTTGGAACTAGCATGCGGTTCACCGGCTGTTGTTTGCTGTCGATGTTCACCCACGCAAAAAGCCGaagttgttagtcttattcaAAGACATACTGGCAAGAGAACCGCAGCTGTCGGTGATGGAGGCAATGATGTATCAATGATACAAGCAGCAGATGCTG GTATAGGCCTTGAAGGACTTGAAGGAAGACAAGCTTCTCTGGCCGCagatttttccatttctcaATTCAGTCATTTGGCTAATCTTTTACTAGTTCACGGTCGTAGAAGTTACAAACGCTCCGCTGCTTTAAGTCAATTCGTTATTCATCGAGGTTTAATTATTTCCACCATGCAAGCCGTGTTTTCTGCAGTCTTTTATCTGTCGTCTGTATCTTTGTATCAGGGATTTTTAATGGTTGG tTATGGAACAATATATACGATGTTTCCCGTATTTTCTTTGGTACTAGACAAAGATGTATCAGGAAAAATTGCACTTACTTACCCAGAACTTTATAAAGAACTCAGTAAGGGTCGATCGTTGTCCTATAAAACATTCTTCATGTGGATTTTGATAAGTATATACCAAG GTGGAGTTATAATGTACGGCGCACTTATAATGTTCGAAGATGAATTCATTCATATAGTGGCCATAAGTTTCACAGCACTTGTCTTGACAGAGTTAATAATGGTAGCTTTAACTATTAGAACGTGGCATCATATTATGATACTTGCGGAGATTTTCTCATTGGcgctttatttattatctctaGTCGTTCTTAAAGATTATTTTG ATGCCGAGTTTATCAAGACTACTGACTTTTTGTGGAAAGTATTGCTAATAACTTTAATTTCTTGCATGCCATTatatatcttaaaatttttacgaaaaaagTTTTCTCCTCCAAGTTACACCAAATTATCTTAA
- the LOC139989968 gene encoding probable phospholipid-transporting ATPase IIA isoform X1: protein MGKKIYRVIREKNMRLEEMPLRLSSDERDFEMDEETDYLLQPSEDSIRLLTSRRRRINDFSIFLKNCLCGCCTWMWRRCCRERELRARVIHIGQLMHEKFPTNVIRNQKYNIVTFLPLVLFQQFKFFLNLYFLLMAISQFIPDIRIGYLYTYWGPLCFVLTVTICREAIDDFRRYKRDKEVNAQKYYRLVKGFDTPELVPSSKLRVGDLVIVEKGQRVPADLVLLRTTERSGACFVRTDQLDGETDWKLRLAVPATQKLENNSQLFDIKASIYVEKPQKDIHSFIGTFTRYDGYSSEESLGVDNTLWANTAIASGSALGVVVYTGQETRSLMNHSAPRSKVGLLDQEINQLTKVLFCAVIGLALVMMSLKGFNGPWYRYMFRFVLLFSYIIPISLRVNLDMGKAFYAWCIQRDKEIAGTVVRTTTIPEELGRISYLLSDKTGTLTQNKMVFKKLHLGMISYGQETFDEIMTVLKTCYSTNSETSPVKPSASIHSGKVRRSESTRIYDAVHALALCHNVTPVYDEVPKSTNLDTMSIQTGETGDSGSIQSQTEADQHYYLPEQKRNYQASSPDEVALVKWTEEMGLALVKRDLNFMQLKAPNGKILNYTILQIFPFTSETKRMGIIVKEESSSEIVFYLKGADVVMSGIVQYNDWLEEECGNMAREGLRTLVVAKKNLTEEQYLDFEARYNSARMSVSDRVSRVAAVVESLEREMELLCVTGVEDRLQDRVRPTLELLRNAGIKIWMLTGDKLETATCIAKSSRLVSRTQSLHVFKSVVTRTDAHLELNTFRKKQDCALVISGDSLEVCLQYYEQEFLELACGSPAVVCCRCSPTQKAEVVSLIQRHTGKRTAAVGDGGNDVSMIQAADAGIGLEGLEGRQASLAADFSISQFSHLANLLLVHGRRSYKRSAALSQFVIHRGLIISTMQAVFSAVFYLSSVSLYQGFLMVGYGTIYTMFPVFSLVLDKDVSGKIALTYPELYKELSKGRSLSYKTFFMWILISIYQGGVIMYGALIMFEDEFIHIVAISFTALVLTELIMVALTIRTWHHIMILAEIFSLALYLLSLVVLKDYFDAEFIKTTDFLWKVLLITLISCMPLYILKFLRKKFSPPSYTKLS, encoded by the exons AtgggaaagaaaatttatcgagTGATACGTGAAAAAAATATGCGGTTAGAAGAAATGCCATTACGTTTGAGCTCTGATGAGCGGGATTTTGAAATGGATGAAGAAACTGACTATCTTCTTCAACCTTCTGAAGATAGTATACGACTTTTAACATCACGAAGACGGCGAATAAACGATTTTTCTATATTCCTCAAGAACTGTCTTTGTGG ATGTTGTACATGGATGTGGAGAAGATGTTGCAGAGAACGTGAATTAAGAGCTAGAGTCATTCACATTGGTCAACTGATGCATGAAAAATTTCCTACTAATGTCATAAGAAatcagaaatataatattgtgacCTTTTTACCTCTG gTTCTATTCcaacaatttaaatttttcttaaatctatattttttgcTTATGGCCATATCTCAATTCATACCAGACATTCGAATaggatatttatatacatattgggGACCTTTATGTTTCGTGTTAACTGTTACGATTTGTCGAGAAGCAATCGATGACTTCAGACGATACAAAAGGGACAAAGAAGTCAATGCCCAAAAGTATTATAGATTAGTAAAAGGTTTTGATACTCCGGAATTAGTACCAAGTTCTAAATTGAGAGTAGGCGATTTG GTTATAGTAGAAAAAGGTCAGAGAGTACCAGCTGATTTAGTCCTATTGCGAACTACGGAAAGATCGGGTGCATGCTTTGTGAGAACAGATCAATTGGATGGAGAAACAGATTGGAAATTGCGACTGGCTGTTCCAGCTActcaaaaattggaaaataattctcAATTGTTTGATATTAAAGCAAGCATATATGTTGAGAAGCCACAAAAAGATATTCATAGCTTTATTGGAACATTTACCAga TATGATGGATACAGTAGTGAAGAAAGTTTAGGGGTGGATAATACTCTATGGGCAAATACAGCAATAGCATCAGGTTCAGCTCTTGGTGTTGTAGTATATACAGGGCAAGAAACTAGATCTCTTATGAATCACTCCGCACCACGATCGAAAGTTGGTTTATTAGATCAGGAAATAAATCAGCTGACAAAG gTTTTATTTTGTGCTGTGATTGGATTAGCATTGGTAATGATGTCTTTAAAAGGATTCAATGGGCCATGGTATCGTTATATGTTTCGCTtcgttttgttattttcttacATAATACCAATAAGTTTAAGAGTGAATTTAGATATGGGAAAAGCTTTTTATGCTTGGTGCATACAAAGGGACAAAGAAATTGCTGGAACGGTTGTAAGAACTACTACTATTCCAGAAGAACTTGGtcgtatttcatatttattaagtGATAAGACTGGCACATTGACACAAAATAAAATGGTTTTCAAGAAATTACATTTGGGCATGATATCTTATGGGCAAGAAACATTTGATGAAATTATGACTGTATTAAAAACATGTTATTCTACAAATTCAGAAACTTCACCAGTAAAACCATCAGCATCTATACATAGTGGGAAAGTAAGAAGATCTGAAAGTACTAGAATATATGATGCAGTACATGCTCTGGCATTGTGTCATAATGTAACACCAGTTTACGATGAAGTACCTAAATCAACCAATTTAGATACAATGAGTATACAAACAGGAGAAACAGGAGATTCTGGTTCTATTCAAAG TCAAACAGAAGCAGACCAACATTACTATTTGCCAGAACAAAAACGTAATTACCAGGCTTCTAGTCCAGATGAAGTAGCATTGGTCAAGTGGACGGAGGAAATGGGATTAGCTTTAGTAAAGCGCGATTTGAATTTTATGCAACTAAAAGCTCCAAATGGCAAAATTTTGAACTATACGATCttacaaatatttccatttacaTCAGAGACTAAACGAATGGGAATAATAGTAAAGGAAGAATCTAGTTCTGAAATAGTATTTTATCTGAAAGGTGCGGACGTAGTAATGTCTGGAATAGTACAGTATAACGATTGGCTTGAGGAGGAATGTGGTAATATGGCTCGAGAAGGTTTAAGAACGTTAGTTGttgcaaaaaaaaatttgACGGAAGAGCAATATCTTGATTTTGAAGCAAG atataatTCAGCAAGAATGAGCGTTAGCGATCGCGTTTCAAGAGTTGCCGCAGTTGTCGAAAGTTTAGAGAGGGAGATGGAATTATTATGTGTAACCGGTGTCGAAGATAGATTACAAGACAGAGTAAGGCCTACATTGGAGCTATTAAGGAATGCTGGAATTAAG ATTTGGATGTTAACGGGTGACAAGCTGGAAACAGCAACTTGTATAGCAAAATCTTCGCGCTTGGTTTCACGAACGCAAAGCCTTCATGTTTTCAAATCAGTGGTAACTCGCACGGATGCGCATTTGGAATTAAATACCTTCCGTAAAAAACAAGACTGTGCCTTAGTCATCAGCGGAGATTCTTTAGAGGTATGTTTACAATATTACGAACAAGAATTCTTGGAACTAGCATGCGGTTCACCGGCTGTTGTTTGCTGTCGATGTTCACCCACGCAAAAAGCCGaagttgttagtcttattcaAAGACATACTGGCAAGAGAACCGCAGCTGTCGGTGATGGAGGCAATGATGTATCAATGATACAAGCAGCAGATGCTG GTATAGGCCTTGAAGGACTTGAAGGAAGACAAGCTTCTCTGGCCGCagatttttccatttctcaATTCAGTCATTTGGCTAATCTTTTACTAGTTCACGGTCGTAGAAGTTACAAACGCTCCGCTGCTTTAAGTCAATTCGTTATTCATCGAGGTTTAATTATTTCCACCATGCAAGCCGTGTTTTCTGCAGTCTTTTATCTGTCGTCTGTATCTTTGTATCAGGGATTTTTAATGGTTGG tTATGGAACAATATATACGATGTTTCCCGTATTTTCTTTGGTACTAGACAAAGATGTATCAGGAAAAATTGCACTTACTTACCCAGAACTTTATAAAGAACTCAGTAAGGGTCGATCGTTGTCCTATAAAACATTCTTCATGTGGATTTTGATAAGTATATACCAAG GTGGAGTTATAATGTACGGCGCACTTATAATGTTCGAAGATGAATTCATTCATATAGTGGCCATAAGTTTCACAGCACTTGTCTTGACAGAGTTAATAATGGTAGCTTTAACTATTAGAACGTGGCATCATATTATGATACTTGCGGAGATTTTCTCATTGGcgctttatttattatctctaGTCGTTCTTAAAGATTATTTTG ATGCCGAGTTTATCAAGACTACTGACTTTTTGTGGAAAGTATTGCTAATAACTTTAATTTCTTGCATGCCATTatatatcttaaaatttttacgaaaaaagTTTTCTCCTCCAAGTTACACCAAATTATCTTAA
- the LOC139989968 gene encoding probable phospholipid-transporting ATPase IIB isoform X2: METQSNVIRLSKEDIPLISRPRNDNSWTRCCTWMWRRCCRERELRARVIHIGQLMHEKFPTNVIRNQKYNIVTFLPLVLFQQFKFFLNLYFLLMAISQFIPDIRIGYLYTYWGPLCFVLTVTICREAIDDFRRYKRDKEVNAQKYYRLVKGFDTPELVPSSKLRVGDLVIVEKGQRVPADLVLLRTTERSGACFVRTDQLDGETDWKLRLAVPATQKLENNSQLFDIKASIYVEKPQKDIHSFIGTFTRYDGYSSEESLGVDNTLWANTAIASGSALGVVVYTGQETRSLMNHSAPRSKVGLLDQEINQLTKVLFCAVIGLALVMMSLKGFNGPWYRYMFRFVLLFSYIIPISLRVNLDMGKAFYAWCIQRDKEIAGTVVRTTTIPEELGRISYLLSDKTGTLTQNKMVFKKLHLGMISYGQETFDEIMTVLKTCYSTNSETSPVKPSASIHSGKVRRSESTRIYDAVHALALCHNVTPVYDEVPKSTNLDTMSIQTGETGDSGSIQSQTEADQHYYLPEQKRNYQASSPDEVALVKWTEEMGLALVKRDLNFMQLKAPNGKILNYTILQIFPFTSETKRMGIIVKEESSSEIVFYLKGADVVMSGIVQYNDWLEEECGNMAREGLRTLVVAKKNLTEEQYLDFEARYNSARMSVSDRVSRVAAVVESLEREMELLCVTGVEDRLQDRVRPTLELLRNAGIKIWMLTGDKLETATCIAKSSRLVSRTQSLHVFKSVVTRTDAHLELNTFRKKQDCALVISGDSLEVCLQYYEQEFLELACGSPAVVCCRCSPTQKAEVVSLIQRHTGKRTAAVGDGGNDVSMIQAADAGIGLEGLEGRQASLAADFSISQFSHLANLLLVHGRRSYKRSAALSQFVIHRGLIISTMQAVFSAVFYLSSVSLYQGFLMVGYGTIYTMFPVFSLVLDKDVSGKIALTYPELYKELSKGRSLSYKTFFMWILISIYQGGVIMYGALIMFEDEFIHIVAISFTALVLTELIMVALTIRTWHHIMILAEIFSLALYLLSLVVLKDYFDAEFIKTTDFLWKVLLITLISCMPLYILKFLRKKFSPPSYTKLS; the protein is encoded by the exons ATGGAGACACAAAGCAATGTTATAAGGTTATCGAAAGAGGATATTCCTCTAATATCTAGACCGCGAAATGACAATTCGTGGACAAG ATGTTGTACATGGATGTGGAGAAGATGTTGCAGAGAACGTGAATTAAGAGCTAGAGTCATTCACATTGGTCAACTGATGCATGAAAAATTTCCTACTAATGTCATAAGAAatcagaaatataatattgtgacCTTTTTACCTCTG gTTCTATTCcaacaatttaaatttttcttaaatctatattttttgcTTATGGCCATATCTCAATTCATACCAGACATTCGAATaggatatttatatacatattgggGACCTTTATGTTTCGTGTTAACTGTTACGATTTGTCGAGAAGCAATCGATGACTTCAGACGATACAAAAGGGACAAAGAAGTCAATGCCCAAAAGTATTATAGATTAGTAAAAGGTTTTGATACTCCGGAATTAGTACCAAGTTCTAAATTGAGAGTAGGCGATTTG GTTATAGTAGAAAAAGGTCAGAGAGTACCAGCTGATTTAGTCCTATTGCGAACTACGGAAAGATCGGGTGCATGCTTTGTGAGAACAGATCAATTGGATGGAGAAACAGATTGGAAATTGCGACTGGCTGTTCCAGCTActcaaaaattggaaaataattctcAATTGTTTGATATTAAAGCAAGCATATATGTTGAGAAGCCACAAAAAGATATTCATAGCTTTATTGGAACATTTACCAga TATGATGGATACAGTAGTGAAGAAAGTTTAGGGGTGGATAATACTCTATGGGCAAATACAGCAATAGCATCAGGTTCAGCTCTTGGTGTTGTAGTATATACAGGGCAAGAAACTAGATCTCTTATGAATCACTCCGCACCACGATCGAAAGTTGGTTTATTAGATCAGGAAATAAATCAGCTGACAAAG gTTTTATTTTGTGCTGTGATTGGATTAGCATTGGTAATGATGTCTTTAAAAGGATTCAATGGGCCATGGTATCGTTATATGTTTCGCTtcgttttgttattttcttacATAATACCAATAAGTTTAAGAGTGAATTTAGATATGGGAAAAGCTTTTTATGCTTGGTGCATACAAAGGGACAAAGAAATTGCTGGAACGGTTGTAAGAACTACTACTATTCCAGAAGAACTTGGtcgtatttcatatttattaagtGATAAGACTGGCACATTGACACAAAATAAAATGGTTTTCAAGAAATTACATTTGGGCATGATATCTTATGGGCAAGAAACATTTGATGAAATTATGACTGTATTAAAAACATGTTATTCTACAAATTCAGAAACTTCACCAGTAAAACCATCAGCATCTATACATAGTGGGAAAGTAAGAAGATCTGAAAGTACTAGAATATATGATGCAGTACATGCTCTGGCATTGTGTCATAATGTAACACCAGTTTACGATGAAGTACCTAAATCAACCAATTTAGATACAATGAGTATACAAACAGGAGAAACAGGAGATTCTGGTTCTATTCAAAG TCAAACAGAAGCAGACCAACATTACTATTTGCCAGAACAAAAACGTAATTACCAGGCTTCTAGTCCAGATGAAGTAGCATTGGTCAAGTGGACGGAGGAAATGGGATTAGCTTTAGTAAAGCGCGATTTGAATTTTATGCAACTAAAAGCTCCAAATGGCAAAATTTTGAACTATACGATCttacaaatatttccatttacaTCAGAGACTAAACGAATGGGAATAATAGTAAAGGAAGAATCTAGTTCTGAAATAGTATTTTATCTGAAAGGTGCGGACGTAGTAATGTCTGGAATAGTACAGTATAACGATTGGCTTGAGGAGGAATGTGGTAATATGGCTCGAGAAGGTTTAAGAACGTTAGTTGttgcaaaaaaaaatttgACGGAAGAGCAATATCTTGATTTTGAAGCAAG atataatTCAGCAAGAATGAGCGTTAGCGATCGCGTTTCAAGAGTTGCCGCAGTTGTCGAAAGTTTAGAGAGGGAGATGGAATTATTATGTGTAACCGGTGTCGAAGATAGATTACAAGACAGAGTAAGGCCTACATTGGAGCTATTAAGGAATGCTGGAATTAAG ATTTGGATGTTAACGGGTGACAAGCTGGAAACAGCAACTTGTATAGCAAAATCTTCGCGCTTGGTTTCACGAACGCAAAGCCTTCATGTTTTCAAATCAGTGGTAACTCGCACGGATGCGCATTTGGAATTAAATACCTTCCGTAAAAAACAAGACTGTGCCTTAGTCATCAGCGGAGATTCTTTAGAGGTATGTTTACAATATTACGAACAAGAATTCTTGGAACTAGCATGCGGTTCACCGGCTGTTGTTTGCTGTCGATGTTCACCCACGCAAAAAGCCGaagttgttagtcttattcaAAGACATACTGGCAAGAGAACCGCAGCTGTCGGTGATGGAGGCAATGATGTATCAATGATACAAGCAGCAGATGCTG GTATAGGCCTTGAAGGACTTGAAGGAAGACAAGCTTCTCTGGCCGCagatttttccatttctcaATTCAGTCATTTGGCTAATCTTTTACTAGTTCACGGTCGTAGAAGTTACAAACGCTCCGCTGCTTTAAGTCAATTCGTTATTCATCGAGGTTTAATTATTTCCACCATGCAAGCCGTGTTTTCTGCAGTCTTTTATCTGTCGTCTGTATCTTTGTATCAGGGATTTTTAATGGTTGG tTATGGAACAATATATACGATGTTTCCCGTATTTTCTTTGGTACTAGACAAAGATGTATCAGGAAAAATTGCACTTACTTACCCAGAACTTTATAAAGAACTCAGTAAGGGTCGATCGTTGTCCTATAAAACATTCTTCATGTGGATTTTGATAAGTATATACCAAG GTGGAGTTATAATGTACGGCGCACTTATAATGTTCGAAGATGAATTCATTCATATAGTGGCCATAAGTTTCACAGCACTTGTCTTGACAGAGTTAATAATGGTAGCTTTAACTATTAGAACGTGGCATCATATTATGATACTTGCGGAGATTTTCTCATTGGcgctttatttattatctctaGTCGTTCTTAAAGATTATTTTG ATGCCGAGTTTATCAAGACTACTGACTTTTTGTGGAAAGTATTGCTAATAACTTTAATTTCTTGCATGCCATTatatatcttaaaatttttacgaaaaaagTTTTCTCCTCCAAGTTACACCAAATTATCTTAA
- the LOC139989979 gene encoding dynein axonemal assembly factor 19, translated as MIMIFLQILVRKFPLMLKEDTYIFSYSVQMSKLRSSINYKNMELELLQALNADKLYKLQNDAKLRAIEQNVPTYEDFRQLVNAAHLKPLKCDDVKSKIKKCWNPIVHIDNSNVIVPFEKQEIQQQQSEDCLKLWSKSDNISANEIPTTYIKFIQVWKTIKGHKEKFHYLKMSRYTLREKIFCTEISPSLFVEIIDICFRNISITDNIEFIVDILCTLSKSNRFHLTVSFMGQNEKEMCTQLFQNLLINAVYQDEIFKDTIKSLALLYEVVLE; from the exons ATGATTATGATCTTTCTTCAAATTCTTGTACGTAAATTTCCTCTGATGCTCAAGgaagatacatacatat tttcctactctgtacaaatgagCAAATTAAGATCAtccataaattataaaaatatggaattaGAACTTCTACAGGCTCTTAATGCGGATAAGCTATACAAATTACAGAATGATGCTAAACTCAGAGCAATAGAACAGAATGTGCCTACGTATGAAGATTTTAGACAACTG GTGAATGCTGCTCATCTAAAACCTTTAAAATGTGACGAtgtaaaatctaaaataaagaaatgttGGAATCCCATTGTTCATATTGATAATTCAAATGTGATAGTGCCATTTGAAAAACAAGAAATACAACAACAACAATCCGaagattgtttaaaattatggAGTAAGAGTGATAATATTTCTGCAAATGAAATACCCAccacatatataaaatttatacaagTTTGGAAAACTATTAAAGggcataaagaaaaatttcattatctcAAAATGTCCAG ATATACTCTACGGGAGAAAATTTTTTGCACAGAAATTTCTCCATCGTTGTTTGTCGAAATAATCGACATatgttttcgaaatatttcgattaCAGATAATATAGAGTTTATTGTTGACATTTTATGCACTTTGAGTAAATCCAATAGATTTCATTTAACAGTAAGTTTTATGGgacaaaacgaaaaagaaatgtgTACGCAGCTCTTTCAAAATCTACTTATCAACGCGGTATATCAAGACGAGATTTTTAAAGATACGATTAAATCATTAGCATTGCTTTACGAAGTCGTACtcgagtaa